The DNA sequence TTCCGCAAGTGGAAGGGCAAGTACAAGGAATCATCAGCCTTAACTGGTGGCCCGTGCTCTGGAAAAAATTCATCGGCGGTCTGCTGGCGATCGGATCCGGCCTCTTCTTAGGGAGGGAGGGTCCTTCCATCCAATTGGGATCCGCAGTGGGACAAGGCATCAGCAGTCTCACAAAAGGGGATGACGTTGAAGAAAAAATCCTTCTTTCGAGCGGTGCTGGCGCCGGTTTGGCGGCAGCTTTCAATGCGCCCTTGGCAGGCTTGATGTTTGTCCTCGAGGAAGTCCATCATAATTTTTCCCCTTTGTTGGCCATCACGACCTTCTCTTCGGCGCTTGTGGCAAATTTCGTGTCCTTGAACATCTTCGGTTTGACTTCAGCGCTGGACATCGGCATGATGAACACGATCCCGATCGCCTACTACGGCTTGGTTATTGGCTTGGGCGTCTTTCTGGGATTGAATGGCTGGCTCTACACCAAAGTAGTCTTGTTATTGCCTAAACTGTATGGCAGGTTGCCATTCATCCCGGCTCGGTATAACGCAATCTTGCCATTCATTCTAGTCATCCCGATCGGCTATTTTCTTCCCAAGGCCATCGGAGGAGGCAGCGAGCTGATCCTGCATTTGAGCAATTGGCAACTCTCTTTGGGAATGCTGATTGGCCTATGGGTTCTGCGCTTTGTATTTTCGATGATCTCTTACGGCGCGAATGTTCCCGGCGGCATTTTTCTGCCGATCTTATCATTGGGGGCAATCTTGGGCGCCATCTACGGAAAAGCCGCTTTGGCTCTGCTTTCGTTCGATCCGCAATATTTGCCGCATTTCATCATTTTTGCGATGGCGGGCTATTTCACTGCCATCGGAAAGGCACCTTTGACCGCCATCATTTTGGTGACGGAGATGGTCGGCGGGATGAATCAGTTGATGCCGCTTGCCATCTGTTCATTCAGCGCCTTTGTCACCGCCGATCTGTTGGGCGTGGATCCCATCTATGAGAGCCTTTTGGAAAAGCTCATCGCTTCGCATGACAGCAAGCGCAACGGGAAAAAATATCTGTTTGATCTGCCGATCAGAGCCGAAAGTCATTTCTCCGGTAAGAAAATCCGCGATGTCCGGTGGCCTGAGGATGTGTTGGTGACATCGATCCGAAGAGGCCAACAGAATGTTGTGGCAACCGGCAAAACAGTTATGCAAACGGGGGATGTGCTGCATGTTTTGACAGATCTGGGCTTGGCCAAAACCGTTCAGGAAGAACTGAAGCAATTGGAAAAAAGGCGACTTTTCGACACTTGATGCATCAAGTGGGTTTTTTTCTGAAAAATATGCTATCCTTATATTGAAGTTTTCAAAGTCGGTGCAGCGCAAGCCTTGATAGAGGGGGTTCTGTAAAATGGGAAGAATTTCAGACATCACATTGACCAATCAGCCGGAGCAGCGCATCATTTCCATCAAAACGGAAACAACGCTGAAAAATATGCAGACGAAGATAGAGGACTGCCGCGAAAAGATCCTGACCTACCTGAATCTGTTGGAGGAACTGCCTGCAGGTCCCTGTTTCACGATCTATTACTCATTCACGAAGCAAAACGTCGAAATTGAAGTCGGCTATCCGATCGCAAAAATGTTGCCTCCGCAGGATGATATCCGCATGTCCATCATTCCGGCAGGAAAACGGGTATCCTGTCTGAACATCGGCCCTTATAATGAAATTCCCAAGATTTACCAGGAAATGGACCAGTGGTTGGCCGTCCATGATTTCGAAACGAACGGCATCTCCTACGAAACCTACTACAACGGCGAAGGTTATACGCCGCAGGAATACTTGACCAAAATCGAATTGCCTATCCAAGAGGCAGATGAAAACTAAAAATTATAGTTACAAAAGAGCGAGCCGTCGAATAGACGGCTCCACTTTTTTGGAAAGGAAAAAATATGCAACAAAACAAACAGCCAGCGATGGCAGAAAACAAGATGGGTGTCATGCCCGTCAACAAGCTACTGATTTCGATGTCCGTGCCGATGATGATCTCGATGCTTGTGCAGGCCCTATATAATGTCGTCGATAGCATCTTTGTGGCCCAAATCGGAGAAAAAGCTTTGACGGCCGTATCCTTGGCGTTCCCGGTGCAGAACTTGATGATCGCTTTGGCGGTCGGGACCGGGGTCGGGATCAATGCCTTGGTTTCCAGACGACTAGGCGAAAAAAATTACGAGGCCGCAAACAGTACGGCCGATAACGGCATCTTTCTGAATGCCATGCATTTCCTGTTGTTTTTGGCATTGGGATTGTTTTTCATCCCGCTGTATTTCTCCTTCCAGACGAAGGATGCAGAAATCATCGCCTACGGAATTGATTACCTGCAAGTCATCAGTGTCTTCTCGTTCGGAATCTTTATGCAGGTCAGCATGGAACGCCTGCTGCAGTCGACCGGCAGAACCTTGTACACGATGACGACCCAAGCGACAGGCGCGATCCTGAACATCATTTTGGATCCGATCTTCATCTTCGGCTGGTTCGGTGTTCCGGCAATGGGCACAAGGGGCGCTGCGATCGCAACCGTAATCGGACAGATAGCCGCTGCTTCATTGGCCTTCTTTTTCAACGTCCGGTTCAACAAGGAAATCACTTTATCGTTTAAAGGGTTCCGCCCGGATATGCAAACGATCAAAAAAATCTATTCCATCGGCGGCCCGTCGATTCTGATGCAGGCTGTCGGCTCCTTCCTGAATTTGAGCCTGAACAATATTCTGATCCGCTTCACACCGACAGCGACTGCTGTTTTCGGTGTCTACTTTAAGCTTCAAAGTTTCATATTCATGCCAGTTTTCGGCCTGAACAACGGAATGGTTCCGATCATTGCCTATAACTACGGGGCCGACCAAAAAGAACGGATCAAGCAGACCATCAGCTTGTCGAAAAGATATGCGATGGCGATCATGTTCATCGGCACGGCCATTTTCTTGCTGATTCCCGGAACGCTTCTGCAGTTATTCAATGCATCAGATGAAATGCTGGAAATCGGGATACCGGCTTTACGGATCATCAGCCTCTGCTATGTTTCTGCAGGCTACAACATCGTTTCCGGTTCCGTGTTCCAAGCTTTCGGCAAAGGCGGGCTGAGTCTGTGGGTTTCCATGATCCGCCAGGTCGTGGTGCTGCTGCCGGCAGCCTTTCTGCTTTCCTTGATGGGGGATGTTTCATTTGTCTGGTGGGCATTTCCGATTGCGGAAGTTTTTGCACTTGTGATGAGCATCTATTTCAACAAGAAAATCGACAGAGAAGTCATCGCGAACATCTACCCGCATACAATCGGGGACGCTGTTCCGGAATAATCAGAAAAACGAAGCCTTGCAGAGCCGTATGGTGGTTCTGCAAGGCTTTTTTTATGGATTCATTTCAGGGCGTGCTTTTGTTTCCCGAAAAGTGTCCGGCTTTACTTTTATTCTTGAGAATCCTAAAATGAAAGGGACAGAAGGATGCTTGACACCAGAACGGAGGGGTTTCAGTGAAGATCGGAATCATCGGAGCGACAGGCAGACAAGGCAGGCTGATTTTGGAAGAAGCGCATGCCCGGGGACATGAGGTGACCGCCATCATCCGGAATCCCGCCAAGCTTGCAGATAAAAAAGTAGCCATCATCGAGCGGGACATTTTCGATGTGCAGTTGGAGGATCTGAAAGGGTTCGATGTGATTGTGGATGCATTCAATGCGCCTGCGGGAATGGAAGAGGAGCATGTGACTTCGTTGCAGTCCTTGATTGATGAACTGGAACACTTGCCGGAAACGCGGCTGATCGTTGTAGGCGGAGCCGGCAGCCTTTACGCGGATACCGGAAAAACGATCCGGGTGATGGAAACGGCCAATTTCCCTGAGGCTTTCAAACCGACTGCGACAAACATGGCAAAGGCCCTCAGCATACTGAAGGAAAGCAAAGTCAACTGGACTTATCTTTCGCCATCCGCTTATTTTGATCCCAACGGCAACCGGACCGGAAAATACGCGGAAGGGGCAGAAACGCTGCTGCTGAACAGCGAGGGTGAAAGTTACATCAGTTATGCGGATTACGCGATCGCACTGGTGGACGAGATCGAAAGACAACGGCATTTGAGACAACGCTACACAGTCGTCGGCGAGCGGCAGTAAGTCCTTGCGCTGACAGGCATGACGACGCAGATCAGGAGGGGAAATCATGGAAACATTGGATTTGATCATCGATTTTCACAAAAACAACCCGCGCCAAGGTCCCGGCAGCCAACAGAGCACCATCAAAGCGCTGCAGTTTCTGCCGCAATTGACCCCGCAAGCGCAACTTTTGGATGTAGGCTGCGGAACCGGCGCGCAGACCATGGTGCTGAGCGAACAGACGCCGGCCCATATCACTGCGGTCGACAGCAGCAAAGAATTTTTGAGCATATTGAAGCACAAAGCCCTGCAGCAGGGCATCATGAACCGCTTGACGGTAAAGGAAATGGATATGGAGCAGCTTGCCTTTGCGCCCGAATCATTGGACGTCATTTGGGCGGAAGGTGCCATCTACAACATCGGTTTTTCCAGAGGCATCCGGGAATGGCGTCCGCTGCTGAAAAAAGAAGGTTACTTGGTCGTTTCCGAAATTTCCTGGCTGACGCCGCAACGTCCACAGATTGTGGACAAATATTGGACCGACGTCTATCCGGAAATGGGGACGATTGCGGAAAAGATTACCCAAGTGGAGGATGCCGGCTACATTCCGGTGGCTCATTTCATTCTGCCCGAATCGGACTGGACGAGCCATTACTATCATTACTACGAGACCAATGAAGCGGCATTCCTGGAAAGGCACAGCCATAGCGAGGACGCGAAAGCTTTGGTGGAGGAGAATCGTCAGGAAATGAAACATTTTGAAAAATACAGTGCATACTACAACTACGTTTTCTACATTTTGCAGAAATGCTGAAATGACTGAGGCGCCCTGTCCGTTGGATGGACAGGGCGCCTCGTTTTTTTTACCAATATGTCAGTCAGTTTTAGTCAGGAACGTCTTGTAAGTGCGGTCGATGAAGGTGGCTCCGATCGGCGCGGTCAGGATGATCGCCAAGACAGCGACGCTCAAAATGATGCTGCCCGCCTCTACTCCGGCAGCCAAAGGAATTGATCCGATAGCCGCTTGGACGGTGGCTTTCGGCGTATAGGCCATCGCCGAGAAAATGCGTTCCTTCGTATTCAGATTTGTGCCTGAAACCGCCAGGAAGACTGCCACCATCCGGAAAAATAAAGCTCCGAAGATCAAGGCAACAGCCGCGAAACCGGCGCCGCCTAAGGCCGAAATGTCGACGGCCGACCCAACCAACACGAACAGGAAAATTTCGGCTGCGGACCAAATTTTGGATAATTTATCATTCAGGCGTTTGGCCAATTCCGGGCGTCTTTT is a window from the uncultured Trichococcus sp. genome containing:
- a CDS encoding MATE family efflux transporter — protein: MQQNKQPAMAENKMGVMPVNKLLISMSVPMMISMLVQALYNVVDSIFVAQIGEKALTAVSLAFPVQNLMIALAVGTGVGINALVSRRLGEKNYEAANSTADNGIFLNAMHFLLFLALGLFFIPLYFSFQTKDAEIIAYGIDYLQVISVFSFGIFMQVSMERLLQSTGRTLYTMTTQATGAILNIILDPIFIFGWFGVPAMGTRGAAIATVIGQIAAASLAFFFNVRFNKEITLSFKGFRPDMQTIKKIYSIGGPSILMQAVGSFLNLSLNNILIRFTPTATAVFGVYFKLQSFIFMPVFGLNNGMVPIIAYNYGADQKERIKQTISLSKRYAMAIMFIGTAIFLLIPGTLLQLFNASDEMLEIGIPALRIISLCYVSAGYNIVSGSVFQAFGKGGLSLWVSMIRQVVVLLPAAFLLSLMGDVSFVWWAFPIAEVFALVMSIYFNKKIDREVIANIYPHTIGDAVPE
- a CDS encoding NAD(P)-dependent oxidoreductase, coding for MKIGIIGATGRQGRLILEEAHARGHEVTAIIRNPAKLADKKVAIIERDIFDVQLEDLKGFDVIVDAFNAPAGMEEEHVTSLQSLIDELEHLPETRLIVVGGAGSLYADTGKTIRVMETANFPEAFKPTATNMAKALSILKESKVNWTYLSPSAYFDPNGNRTGKYAEGAETLLLNSEGESYISYADYAIALVDEIERQRHLRQRYTVVGERQ
- a CDS encoding GyrI-like domain-containing protein; its protein translation is MGRISDITLTNQPEQRIISIKTETTLKNMQTKIEDCREKILTYLNLLEELPAGPCFTIYYSFTKQNVEIEVGYPIAKMLPPQDDIRMSIIPAGKRVSCLNIGPYNEIPKIYQEMDQWLAVHDFETNGISYETYYNGEGYTPQEYLTKIELPIQEADEN
- a CDS encoding class I SAM-dependent methyltransferase: METLDLIIDFHKNNPRQGPGSQQSTIKALQFLPQLTPQAQLLDVGCGTGAQTMVLSEQTPAHITAVDSSKEFLSILKHKALQQGIMNRLTVKEMDMEQLAFAPESLDVIWAEGAIYNIGFSRGIREWRPLLKKEGYLVVSEISWLTPQRPQIVDKYWTDVYPEMGTIAEKITQVEDAGYIPVAHFILPESDWTSHYYHYYETNEAAFLERHSHSEDAKALVEENRQEMKHFEKYSAYYNYVFYILQKC
- a CDS encoding ClC family H(+)/Cl(-) exchange transporter, translated to MADERVVYLAKGTLVGLSAGFIVSLFRLGIEFILETVIESYHYMQAQPIWLIPWVIFSVAAALIVGKLVKSEPNIKGSGIPQVEGQVQGIISLNWWPVLWKKFIGGLLAIGSGLFLGREGPSIQLGSAVGQGISSLTKGDDVEEKILLSSGAGAGLAAAFNAPLAGLMFVLEEVHHNFSPLLAITTFSSALVANFVSLNIFGLTSALDIGMMNTIPIAYYGLVIGLGVFLGLNGWLYTKVVLLLPKLYGRLPFIPARYNAILPFILVIPIGYFLPKAIGGGSELILHLSNWQLSLGMLIGLWVLRFVFSMISYGANVPGGIFLPILSLGAILGAIYGKAALALLSFDPQYLPHFIIFAMAGYFTAIGKAPLTAIILVTEMVGGMNQLMPLAICSFSAFVTADLLGVDPIYESLLEKLIASHDSKRNGKKYLFDLPIRAESHFSGKKIRDVRWPEDVLVTSIRRGQQNVVATGKTVMQTGDVLHVLTDLGLAKTVQEELKQLEKRRLFDT